The following are from one region of the Procambarus clarkii isolate CNS0578487 chromosome 52, FALCON_Pclarkii_2.0, whole genome shotgun sequence genome:
- the LOC123763620 gene encoding protein Asterix-like produces MQTSNNSSDPRRVDKIVRYKPSAQGTPGAPGEDPTTDYMNVLGMIFSMCGLMMRLKWCAWVALYCSCISFANSRVNDDTKQMLSSFMLSISAVVMSYLQNPQPMTPPWSNI; encoded by the exons ATGCAGACGTCAAACAACAGCTCTGACCCACGGAGAGTGGATAAGATTGTTAG GTACAAACCATCAGCACAAGGGACTCCAGGGGCCCCTGGTGAAGATCCAACTACTGACTACATGAATGTACTAGGCATGATCTTCAGCATGTGTGGTCTAATGATGAGA TTGAAGTGGTGTGCTTGGGTTGCGCTATACTGCTCCTGCATCAGCTTTGCCAACTCGAGAGTCAATGACGATACGAAACAAATGCTCAGCAGCTTCAT GTTGTCCATTTCTGCAGTTGTGATGTCCTATCTTCAAAACCCACAGCCAATGACACCTCCATGGTCCAATATATAA